A stretch of Pelecanus crispus isolate bPelCri1 chromosome 3, bPelCri1.pri, whole genome shotgun sequence DNA encodes these proteins:
- the HDDC2 gene encoding 5'-deoxynucleotidase HDDC2, producing the protein MAASGGSGLLPFLRLLGQLKRVPRTGWVYRNVAKPESVSDHMYRMAMMALVTEDKSLNKDRCIRLALVHDMAECIVGDIAPTDNISKEEKHRREEAAMQQLTQLLSEDLRKEVYELWEEYENQCTAEAKFVKQLDQCEMILQAFEYEELENTPGRLQDFYDSTAGKFVHPEILQLVSLINTERNKKIAATSHPHS; encoded by the exons ATGGCGgcgagcggcggcagcggcctgctgcccttcctgcggctgctggggcagctcaAG AGAGTGCCACGGACAGGATGGGTGTACAGGAACGTGGCGAAGCCGGAGAGTGTATCTGATCATATGTACAGGATGGCGATGATGGCTTTGGTGACCGAAGACAAGAGCCTTAACAAGGACAG ATGCATACGATTAGCTTTAGTTCACGATATGGCTGAATGCATTGTTGGAGATATTGCTCCCACAGATAATATCTCAAAAGAGGAGAAACACAGGAGAGAAGAG gcagcTATGCAACAACTGACCCAGCTTCTATCAGAGGACCTCAGAAAAGAAGTCTATGAACTCTGGGAA GAATATGAAAACCAATGTACTGCAGAAGCCAAGTTTGTAAAACAGTTGGATCAGTGTGAGATGATACTGCAAGCATTTGAGTACGAAGAGTTGGAAAACACACCTGGCAGGCTGCAGGATTTTTACGATTCAACTGCTG GAAAGTTTGTTCACCCAGAAATACTGCAGCTTGTATCTCTGATTAAcacagaaaggaataaaaaaatagctGCTACATCTCATCCACATTCCTGA